Proteins encoded by one window of Bacteroidota bacterium:
- a CDS encoding MFS transporter — MSLPLDLSPALPMQTESVPPTTPTDADPDQTGNGRSPWWWVPSLYYAEGLPYIVVMVVSVIMYKRLGISNTEIALYTSWLYLPWVIKPFWSPLVDVLKTKRFWTVLMQLFIGAGLAGVALTLPMDAFFQYTLAFLWLLAFSSATHDIAADGFYLLALDEGDQAWYIGIRSTFYRAAMITGQGLLIILAGFLEGATGLPPVEVNVEATNDTAVVVPYTPPTADPDAIQLVPTTDALTLEIAPIAPDSASAVVAAAKASNVAAGFYTDDSAPAMNDAGEVVEPTWWQRTVVLPLESLITTYFGPDEVEADARAGNVAVLGFMLSGPLPEGETAVVNLRQTGDASIKLVEGTRLEFTAANWETPAQVVVQLDPKLDAPTTGTIEALSGNLPLAWSITFFVMAGLFLALWGWHQAVLPRPASDKPASEGADGAGLVQYLGFLAAFIPLLFVLLVPMMVYGLFRPRSRGPWGPLFAKLPFASTPFAEAIVSFFLKPEISLAVAFVLFYRFAEAQLVKLASPFLLDSTEAGGLALTTGEVGFVYGTIGLLFLTLGGILGGILAARDGLKRWLWPMVIAINVPNAVYLFLAVVRPDSFLVINIAVAIEQFGYGFGFTAFLLYLIYVAEGTHKTAHYAIGTGLMALGMMIPGMFSGWLQELIGYEEFFVWVLIATIPSFLVTALIRVPESFGKKEKEAAV; from the coding sequence GTGTCGCTTCCCTTGGACCTTTCCCCAGCGCTGCCGATGCAGACCGAGTCCGTTCCACCGACCACGCCGACAGACGCTGACCCTGACCAGACAGGCAACGGGCGCAGCCCGTGGTGGTGGGTGCCGAGCCTCTACTACGCCGAGGGCCTCCCCTACATCGTCGTGATGGTTGTCTCGGTCATCATGTACAAGCGGCTGGGGATCTCGAACACCGAGATCGCGCTCTATACGAGTTGGCTATACTTGCCGTGGGTCATCAAGCCGTTCTGGAGCCCGCTCGTGGACGTGCTCAAGACAAAGCGCTTCTGGACGGTCCTGATGCAGCTCTTCATCGGGGCCGGGCTCGCAGGCGTCGCGCTCACGCTGCCGATGGATGCGTTCTTCCAGTACACGCTGGCGTTCCTCTGGCTGCTCGCCTTTTCCTCGGCCACGCACGACATCGCGGCGGACGGGTTCTACCTCCTGGCCCTCGATGAAGGCGACCAGGCGTGGTACATCGGCATCCGCAGCACCTTCTACCGCGCGGCGATGATCACGGGGCAGGGGCTCCTCATCATCCTCGCTGGCTTCCTCGAAGGCGCGACCGGCCTGCCGCCCGTGGAGGTCAACGTCGAAGCGACGAACGACACGGCCGTGGTCGTGCCCTACACGCCACCGACGGCAGATCCGGACGCGATCCAGCTTGTCCCGACGACGGACGCCCTCACGCTCGAAATCGCGCCCATCGCGCCCGACTCCGCGAGCGCCGTCGTCGCCGCGGCGAAGGCATCGAACGTGGCCGCGGGCTTCTACACCGACGACTCGGCACCCGCGATGAACGACGCGGGCGAGGTCGTGGAGCCGACGTGGTGGCAGCGCACGGTCGTGCTGCCGTTGGAGAGTCTCATCACCACCTACTTCGGCCCTGACGAGGTCGAGGCCGACGCCCGCGCGGGCAACGTTGCGGTGCTTGGCTTCATGCTCTCCGGGCCGCTCCCGGAGGGCGAGACGGCCGTCGTCAACCTCCGTCAGACAGGCGATGCGAGTATCAAGCTCGTAGAAGGCACACGGCTGGAGTTCACAGCCGCCAACTGGGAGACACCCGCACAGGTCGTCGTCCAGCTCGACCCCAAGCTCGACGCGCCAACGACGGGCACCATCGAGGCGCTCTCGGGCAATCTCCCGCTCGCGTGGTCGATCACGTTCTTCGTAATGGCGGGGCTCTTCCTGGCACTCTGGGGGTGGCACCAGGCCGTGCTCCCACGCCCGGCGTCCGACAAGCCCGCCAGCGAAGGCGCGGATGGAGCGGGACTCGTGCAGTACCTCGGCTTCCTCGCCGCGTTCATTCCGCTGCTATTCGTGCTGCTTGTCCCGATGATGGTCTACGGGCTGTTCCGCCCGCGCAGCCGGGGGCCGTGGGGGCCGCTCTTTGCCAAGCTGCCGTTCGCGAGCACGCCCTTCGCGGAGGCCATCGTCTCGTTCTTCCTCAAGCCCGAGATCAGCCTCGCGGTCGCGTTCGTGCTGTTCTACCGCTTCGCCGAGGCGCAGCTCGTCAAGCTCGCAAGCCCCTTCCTGCTCGACAGCACCGAGGCAGGCGGTCTCGCACTCACGACCGGCGAGGTCGGCTTCGTCTACGGCACGATCGGCCTGCTCTTCCTCACACTCGGCGGCATCCTGGGCGGCATCCTCGCTGCGCGCGACGGCCTCAAGCGCTGGCTCTGGCCGATGGTGATCGCGATCAACGTCCCGAACGCGGTCTACCTCTTCCTCGCCGTCGTCCGCCCCGACAGCTTCCTCGTCATCAACATCGCCGTCGCCATCGAGCAGTTCGGCTACGGCTTCGGCTTCACGGCCTTCCTGCTGTATCTGATCTACGTCGCCGAGGGCACGCACAAGACGGCGCACTACGCTATCGGGACGGGCCTCATGGCGCTTGGGATGATGATCCCCGGCATGTTCAGCGGCTGGCTCCAGGAGTTGATCGGCTACGAGGAGTTCTTCGTCTGGGTGCTTATCGCCACGATCCCTAGCTTTCTCGTGACCGCGCTCATCCGCGTGCCGGAGTCGTTCGGGAAAAAGGAGAAAGAGGCTGCGGTGTGA
- a CDS encoding fibronectin type III domain-containing protein, whose protein sequence is MRTCLVLVVLLLAGCAGPQPRTDESPRTEPPEVTPPSATTVLENLIVDTDAFSFPRGTALDTLVVTDDGIDVRFNATLAHRPFRPDDVDALHSLVRDALAPFFPDAPIRLWVGRYDVAELVPNAYRDVADLDSTRLAKSMDRPAPLVTNASRPWVPEAGLEGRHIALWPSHGWYYEPSLDRWEWQRARLFQTVEDLLPYAFIERYIAPMLERAGATVLMPRERDPQPRMAIVDGDSPDAPFEFVGEWYAETPGFAHQPPYEPGDNPFTLGSHRVSRTATADLRIARWRVPAVADDFAVYVSYQHAPDRATSAAYTVRHAGGKTRFAVNQQIGGGTWLYLGTFRFSGDDREGVTLSANASAGGATVSADAVRFGGGMGDVSRGGAPSGRPRFVEAARYYQQFAGAPEYVYNVTGEPDADYRDDYQSRGEWVNWLRAPVDGNQAPAVGDMADGYGPVGHRNAPGLGIPVDLALGFHTDAGQTQTDSTIGTLMIVNTNGLDSTWTFPDGVRRIANRDLGDLMQTQLVDDLRARYDGGWTRRGLWDRRYSEATRPNVPSALLELLSHHNFADVRFAQDPRFRRDASRAIYKSILRFLAVQHGFDPVVQPLAPSHFAASLGDSSGVTLRWRAVSDPLEPTAEPEAYIVYTRAGDPDTSGWDNGQLVRDTKLTLTGLEPGVLHSYRVAAVNAGGESAPSEAVAVLHVADSLATGPPVLVVNGFTRIAPPISFVADTLAGFMRSQDAGVADGVDVHTIGAQHNFDRTRPWTDDDDPGHGASYDDLATTVLPGNTFDFVAVHGAALREAGRSFASSSADAFAAGLVDTDGFATLDLILGEQKTTPWPVAFRPPEQPRTLQYEALPLALRTALTGFCEAGGDLFVSGAYVGSDTAPGQPADAPGPAFLRETLGVRWRTDHAATTGGLVAPNGRLLPKRTRLDFVADHDPADLRPPIYAVEAPDALEPADSLGTTVLRYNESTMSAGVAHRGPSCAAVTLGVPFETLATPTERATLMRAVLRFFEE, encoded by the coding sequence ATGCGCACCTGCCTCGTCCTCGTTGTCCTCCTTCTCGCTGGTTGTGCCGGTCCGCAGCCTCGTACTGACGAGTCACCAAGGACTGAACCGCCGGAGGTCACGCCTCCGTCTGCGACGACCGTGCTGGAGAACCTGATCGTTGACACCGACGCCTTCTCCTTTCCACGCGGGACGGCGCTCGACACGCTCGTCGTCACGGATGACGGCATCGACGTGCGCTTCAACGCGACGCTCGCGCACCGCCCCTTCCGCCCCGACGATGTGGATGCGTTGCACAGCCTCGTTCGTGACGCGCTGGCGCCCTTCTTCCCAGACGCACCCATCCGCCTCTGGGTGGGCCGCTATGACGTCGCCGAACTCGTCCCGAATGCCTACCGCGATGTTGCCGACCTCGACTCGACACGCCTGGCGAAGTCGATGGACCGCCCTGCCCCACTCGTCACCAACGCCAGTCGCCCGTGGGTGCCGGAGGCGGGCCTCGAAGGGCGGCACATCGCGCTGTGGCCGAGCCACGGGTGGTACTACGAGCCCAGCCTCGACCGCTGGGAGTGGCAGCGGGCGCGGCTCTTCCAGACCGTCGAGGACCTGCTGCCGTACGCCTTCATCGAGCGCTACATCGCGCCGATGCTGGAGCGCGCGGGCGCGACCGTGCTCATGCCCCGCGAGCGCGACCCGCAGCCGCGCATGGCCATCGTGGACGGCGACTCGCCCGACGCCCCGTTTGAATTCGTCGGCGAGTGGTACGCGGAGACGCCCGGCTTCGCGCACCAGCCGCCCTATGAACCTGGCGACAACCCATTCACCCTCGGTAGCCACCGCGTCTCGCGCACGGCCACGGCCGACCTGCGCATCGCACGGTGGCGCGTGCCCGCTGTGGCTGACGACTTCGCCGTGTACGTGAGCTACCAGCACGCGCCTGACCGCGCCACCAGCGCAGCCTATACCGTGCGCCATGCGGGCGGCAAAACGCGCTTTGCGGTCAATCAGCAGATTGGCGGCGGGACGTGGCTCTACCTCGGCACCTTCCGCTTCTCCGGTGACGACCGCGAGGGGGTCACGCTCTCAGCCAACGCGAGCGCGGGCGGTGCCACCGTCTCCGCCGACGCCGTCCGTTTCGGCGGTGGCATGGGCGATGTGAGCCGAGGCGGTGCGCCGAGTGGAAGACCCCGCTTCGTCGAGGCCGCGCGGTACTACCAGCAATTCGCGGGCGCGCCGGAGTACGTCTACAACGTCACCGGCGAGCCTGACGCCGACTACCGCGACGACTACCAGAGCCGCGGCGAGTGGGTCAACTGGCTCCGCGCGCCGGTCGATGGCAACCAGGCCCCCGCAGTAGGAGACATGGCCGATGGCTACGGCCCCGTCGGGCACCGCAACGCACCTGGGCTCGGCATCCCCGTAGACCTTGCGCTCGGGTTCCACACCGACGCCGGGCAGACGCAGACCGACAGCACCATCGGCACGCTGATGATCGTCAACACGAACGGGCTCGACTCGACGTGGACGTTCCCCGACGGCGTGCGGCGGATCGCCAACCGCGACCTCGGCGACCTGATGCAGACGCAGCTCGTGGACGACCTCCGCGCGCGCTACGACGGCGGCTGGACGCGGCGCGGGCTGTGGGACCGCCGCTATAGCGAGGCGACACGTCCGAACGTCCCGTCGGCGCTCTTGGAGTTGCTCTCGCACCACAACTTCGCCGACGTGCGCTTCGCCCAAGACCCGCGCTTCCGACGCGACGCGAGCCGCGCGATCTACAAGTCGATCCTCCGCTTCCTTGCCGTCCAGCATGGCTTCGACCCCGTCGTGCAGCCGCTCGCTCCCTCTCACTTCGCCGCGTCCCTCGGGGACTCATCGGGAGTAACCCTTCGCTGGCGGGCCGTGAGCGATCCCCTCGAACCGACCGCCGAGCCCGAAGCCTACATCGTCTACACGCGCGCTGGCGATCCCGACACGAGCGGTTGGGACAACGGGCAACTCGTTCGAGACACGAAGCTCACCCTCACGGGCCTCGAACCCGGCGTGCTCCACAGCTACCGCGTCGCGGCGGTCAACGCAGGCGGCGAGAGCGCGCCGTCGGAGGCCGTCGCCGTGCTGCACGTCGCGGACTCACTGGCGACAGGCCCGCCGGTGCTGGTCGTGAACGGCTTCACGCGGATCGCGCCGCCGATAAGCTTCGTGGCGGACACGCTGGCGGGCTTCATGCGAAGCCAGGACGCAGGCGTTGCCGATGGGGTCGACGTGCACACCATCGGCGCGCAGCACAATTTCGACCGGACACGCCCCTGGACTGACGACGACGACCCCGGCCACGGCGCCAGCTACGACGACCTCGCCACGACCGTGCTACCCGGCAACACCTTCGACTTCGTGGCCGTCCACGGGGCTGCGCTGCGCGAGGCAGGGCGGTCGTTCGCCTCGTCCAGCGCCGACGCCTTCGCCGCAGGACTCGTCGACACGGACGGCTTTGCCACGCTCGACCTGATCCTCGGCGAGCAGAAGACGACGCCGTGGCCGGTCGCGTTTAGGCCACCCGAGCAACCGCGTACGCTGCAGTACGAGGCCTTGCCACTCGCGCTTCGCACTGCGCTGACTGGCTTCTGCGAGGCGGGCGGCGACCTCTTCGTAAGCGGGGCCTACGTCGGCTCTGACACAGCGCCCGGCCAACCCGCCGACGCGCCCGGCCCGGCGTTCCTGCGCGAGACGCTCGGCGTCCGTTGGCGCACCGACCACGCTGCGACGACGGGCGGCCTAGTCGCACCCAATGGCAGGCTGCTTCCCAAGCGAACGCGCCTTGATTTCGTCGCGGACCACGACCCCGCCGACCTCCGCCCGCCCATCTACGCCGTGGAAGCGCCCGACGCGCTCGAGCCCGCCGACAGCCTCGGCACGACGGTGCTCCGCTACAACGAGTCGACCATGAGCGCAGGCGTGGCCCATCGCGGCCCATCGTGCGCCGCCGTCACACTCGGCGTTCCGTTCGAGACGCTCGCCACGCCAACCGAACGCGCCACGCTGATGCGGGCCGTGCTGCGGTTTTTCGAGGAGTGA
- a CDS encoding GNAT family N-acetyltransferase: MTLRPLTSDNTDAAHTLWNTVARYDQLPRAVFVEKVWDDDGVTPALALAAEVDGDLVGFAVGVMREAPDGAGGTVTRGVVKLLAVDEAYQRQGIGAALVDALEAAMVARGATAIRLGESPPNYLHPGLDPRYTRALLLFEKRGYEKLANAIHMDVDLTQDLDTSAYEARLLADHITVARACLDDEPAVMAFLDAHWPAWKAEIGRTFRNDPVSLHLAWEGGGVLGFSAYDANNIGASATGTGWFGPMGTAAAARGRGVGAVLLKRCLADMAAQGHAVSTIPWVAPVGFYAHHVGAHISRVFYRYEKRVVV, encoded by the coding sequence ATGACCCTCCGCCCCCTCACGTCAGACAACACCGACGCCGCGCATACGCTCTGGAACACGGTTGCGCGCTATGACCAGCTTCCCCGCGCCGTCTTCGTCGAGAAGGTGTGGGACGACGACGGCGTCACGCCTGCTCTCGCGCTGGCCGCTGAAGTCGATGGCGACCTCGTCGGCTTTGCCGTAGGCGTGATGCGCGAGGCTCCAGATGGGGCAGGAGGCACCGTGACGCGCGGCGTCGTGAAGCTGCTCGCCGTGGACGAGGCGTACCAGCGGCAGGGCATCGGTGCCGCACTCGTGGACGCGCTCGAAGCGGCGATGGTCGCGCGCGGCGCGACGGCGATCCGGCTCGGCGAGTCGCCGCCGAACTATCTCCATCCCGGCCTCGACCCGCGCTACACCCGGGCGCTGCTGCTCTTCGAGAAGCGCGGCTACGAGAAGCTCGCCAACGCGATCCACATGGACGTGGACCTCACGCAAGACCTCGATACGTCTGCCTACGAAGCCAGGCTGCTCGCAGACCACATCACCGTCGCCCGCGCCTGTCTGGATGACGAGCCCGCCGTGATGGCCTTCCTCGATGCCCACTGGCCTGCCTGGAAGGCCGAGATCGGCCGCACCTTCCGCAACGACCCGGTGAGCCTCCACCTCGCGTGGGAGGGCGGCGGCGTGCTCGGGTTCTCGGCGTACGACGCCAACAACATCGGTGCGAGCGCCACCGGCACCGGCTGGTTCGGCCCGATGGGCACGGCCGCCGCAGCGCGTGGTCGCGGTGTCGGAGCCGTTCTCCTGAAGCGCTGCCTCGCCGATATGGCCGCGCAGGGACACGCCGTCTCGACCATCCCGTGGGTTGCGCCCGTCGGCTTCTATGCGCACCACGTCGGCGCGCACATCAGCCGCGTGTTCTACCGCTACGAGAAGCGGGTGGTAGTGTGA
- the cls gene encoding cardiolipin synthase, whose product MPFVDLPVPGWVWTGATAVLYAGAVVSALHAVMSARTPQGAFGWMIGLLTLPLVTLPLYWTFGHSKFGAYVHALQDLERDIQEQLGEIRSAVREQHAVPPDDPRGEELAFRDLATLPFTRGNGARLLIDGEATFDAILSAIDRAEDYVLAQYYTVADDTIGGRFQQALIRAAERGVQVYFVYDDVGSYALPRSYGRTLANAGVHVTPFSGRRAWLGRLRLNFRNHRKIVVVDGREAFAGGLNVADEYLGHTEKYPQWRDTHLALTGPTVQGVQLSFVRDWYWSTGDVLDLPWEPSPCAEDRHALVLATGPADPVETCGLFYAHAIQSAEERVWIATPYFVPDGGVLASLQLAALRGVDVRVLVPRRADHTVFDFVHYAYLKPLDEAGAKLFFYEPCFAHQKVCVVDSDFAAVGTANFDNRSFRLNFELTLLFADADFATEVAAMLDDDFAQSTRATVEDLDARPFYFHLGIRASRLLEPIL is encoded by the coding sequence ATGCCTTTCGTCGACCTTCCTGTGCCTGGCTGGGTGTGGACTGGCGCCACCGCGGTCCTCTACGCCGGGGCCGTAGTGAGCGCGCTGCACGCCGTCATGTCGGCCCGGACGCCGCAGGGGGCCTTCGGCTGGATGATCGGGCTGTTGACGTTGCCGCTCGTCACGCTACCGCTCTACTGGACATTCGGCCATTCCAAGTTTGGCGCCTACGTCCACGCCCTCCAGGACCTCGAACGCGACATCCAAGAGCAACTCGGCGAGATCCGGAGCGCCGTCCGGGAGCAACACGCGGTGCCACCGGACGATCCGCGCGGCGAAGAGCTAGCCTTCCGCGACCTCGCCACGCTGCCCTTTACCCGAGGCAACGGGGCGCGCCTGCTCATCGACGGCGAGGCCACCTTCGACGCGATTTTGAGCGCCATCGACCGCGCCGAGGACTATGTGCTGGCACAGTACTACACCGTCGCCGACGACACCATCGGCGGACGCTTCCAGCAGGCGCTGATCCGCGCGGCTGAGCGCGGGGTGCAGGTTTACTTCGTGTACGATGACGTCGGGAGCTACGCGCTGCCTCGCAGCTACGGGCGGACGCTTGCAAACGCGGGCGTCCACGTGACGCCGTTCAGCGGGCGGCGGGCCTGGCTCGGGCGGCTCCGGCTCAACTTCCGCAACCACCGCAAGATCGTCGTCGTGGACGGGCGCGAGGCGTTCGCGGGTGGCCTCAACGTGGCGGACGAGTACCTCGGGCACACCGAGAAGTATCCCCAGTGGCGGGACACGCACCTCGCCCTCACCGGCCCGACAGTTCAGGGCGTGCAGCTCTCGTTCGTGCGCGACTGGTACTGGTCTACGGGCGACGTGCTCGACCTGCCATGGGAGCCATCGCCATGCGCCGAGGACCGCCACGCGCTCGTGCTCGCCACCGGCCCGGCGGACCCCGTCGAGACGTGCGGCCTGTTCTACGCCCACGCGATCCAGTCGGCGGAGGAGCGCGTCTGGATTGCCACGCCCTACTTCGTCCCGGACGGCGGCGTTCTGGCGTCGCTGCAGCTTGCGGCGCTCCGCGGCGTGGACGTGCGCGTGCTCGTCCCGCGCCGGGCCGACCACACGGTGTTCGACTTCGTGCACTATGCCTACCTCAAACCGCTGGACGAGGCCGGGGCGAAGCTGTTCTTCTACGAGCCGTGCTTCGCCCACCAGAAGGTCTGCGTCGTGGACAGCGACTTCGCGGCCGTGGGAACGGCCAACTTCGACAACCGCTCGTTCCGGCTCAACTTCGAGTTGACGCTGCTCTTCGCCGACGCCGACTTCGCGACCGAGGTCGCGGCCATGCTCGACGACGACTTCGCCCAGAGCACCCGCGCGACGGTCGAGGACCTGGACGCTCGGCCATTCTACTTCCACCTCGGCATCCGCGCCTCGCGGCTGCTGGAGCCGATCCTGTGA
- a CDS encoding ABC transporter ATP-binding protein produces MLRARGLTKSYPTAKGPLTVLDGVDLDVRRGEFVAIVGESGTGKSTLLHLLGALDRPTSGRVSYTDRTGRETDVFAYDDEALASFRGREIGFVFQFHHLLPEFSALENVAMPALIQRTSAAQAHERAGSLLASMGLADRTDHRPAQLSGGERQRVAIARALMNQPGLVLADEPTGNLDTKTADALHNELRALSREQGQAFVIVTHNPALAALADRVLTLEDGRLSDNGASYTDNALDEDA; encoded by the coding sequence CTGCTGAGAGCGCGCGGCCTCACCAAGTCGTATCCGACTGCTAAGGGCCCGCTGACGGTGCTCGACGGCGTGGACCTCGACGTGCGGCGGGGCGAGTTCGTCGCGATCGTGGGCGAGAGCGGGACCGGCAAGAGCACGCTGCTGCACCTCCTCGGCGCGCTCGACCGGCCGACGAGCGGGCGCGTGAGCTACACGGACCGCACGGGCCGCGAGACCGACGTGTTCGCCTACGACGACGAGGCGCTCGCCAGCTTCCGCGGGCGCGAGATCGGCTTCGTCTTCCAGTTCCACCACCTGCTGCCCGAGTTCTCGGCGCTGGAAAACGTGGCGATGCCCGCGCTCATCCAGCGCACATCGGCGGCGCAGGCCCACGAGCGGGCTGGGTCACTGCTCGCGTCGATGGGGCTCGCCGACCGTACGGATCATCGCCCTGCGCAGTTGTCCGGGGGGGAGCGGCAGCGCGTGGCCATTGCTCGTGCGCTCATGAACCAGCCCGGCCTCGTCCTCGCCGACGAGCCGACGGGCAACCTCGACACCAAGACCGCCGACGCGCTCCACAACGAACTGCGGGCCCTGAGCCGCGAGCAGGGGCAGGCGTTCGTAATCGTGACGCATAACCCCGCGCTGGCCGCGCTCGCTGACCGCGTGCTCACGCTCGAAGACGGCCGGCTCTCAGACAACGGCGCGTCCTACACCGACAACGCCTTGGACGAAGATGCCTGA
- the ppk1 gene encoding polyphosphate kinase 1 yields the protein MTTTASTAAPAFDRELSWLQFNARVLQEAEDERTPLFDRLFFLSVWSSNLDEFFRVRVASLRTRLRLGDTTGRGHTKADPARLLRAIYARVTEQQDRFGRILRGTLLPALEAEGIALLGERHLSEKQRLFLERYSDEHVRALLDPVVLTPGTSSASKNGNPPFLVNNRLYLVVELWATGVGAGPEYGLVNVPSPQLDRFVELPADPVADHELARLPHPVLFLDDVVRAALPDLFPDHEVGAAYAIKLSRDAELVYQDSHDAFDEDEAVFRSQVEAALAKRDFGIPSRFLYDAQAPFALLAFLKERFHLEDEDLVPGGRTHNLSDLADFPRFGRDDLRFAPQPPLAHPVLTNAASILEAVRERDHLIHPPYQSFQPVVRFVEEAAADPAVTDLWITLYRAADDSAMVQALLRAAERGKRVHACIEIMARFDEAPNLKWATALEAAGATVRYSYPGLKVHAKLMLAARQEHGRTRHYAYLGTGNLNEKTARVYADHGLLTADARLTDDVRKVFGFLMQEDGYEAPTYATLLVAPTLLRPGFEALVDHEVAEARAGRRGHMVLKMNALEDAAMVERLYDASQAGVEVELICRGLTVACAGVPGVSEHIQARSIVGRYLEHARVYDFHHGGDRQLYLASADWMHRNLSRRVEVAFPILDPHCQGELRTLLDFQRQDTAKARYLDAAQRNRYVDSDGALPFDAQVETYRWLQGLLATATGS from the coding sequence ATGACGACCACCGCTTCCACGGCTGCGCCTGCTTTCGACCGCGAACTGTCGTGGCTTCAGTTCAACGCCCGGGTGTTGCAGGAAGCTGAGGACGAGCGCACCCCGCTCTTCGACCGGCTCTTCTTCCTATCGGTCTGGTCGTCCAACCTCGACGAGTTTTTCCGGGTGCGCGTGGCCTCACTCCGCACTCGATTGCGGCTCGGCGACACGACAGGGCGGGGGCACACCAAGGCCGACCCGGCACGGCTGCTCCGCGCCATCTACGCGCGCGTCACCGAGCAGCAGGACCGCTTCGGACGCATCCTGCGCGGGACGCTGCTCCCCGCCCTCGAAGCCGAGGGGATCGCGCTATTGGGAGAACGACACCTCTCGGAGAAGCAACGTTTGTTCCTAGAGCGCTATTCCGACGAGCACGTGCGGGCGCTGCTCGACCCCGTCGTGTTGACACCTGGCACGTCCAGCGCTTCGAAGAACGGCAACCCGCCGTTCTTGGTCAACAACCGACTCTACCTCGTCGTTGAGTTGTGGGCGACTGGCGTCGGGGCTGGGCCGGAGTATGGCCTCGTCAACGTGCCGAGCCCGCAACTCGACCGGTTCGTGGAGCTTCCGGCTGACCCCGTGGCGGACCACGAGCTTGCCCGACTACCGCATCCCGTGCTGTTCCTGGACGATGTGGTTCGAGCCGCGCTGCCCGACCTGTTTCCAGACCACGAAGTCGGAGCAGCTTACGCGATCAAGCTCTCGCGGGACGCCGAGTTGGTCTATCAGGACAGCCACGACGCCTTCGACGAGGACGAGGCGGTCTTCCGGAGTCAGGTTGAAGCCGCGCTTGCCAAGCGGGACTTCGGCATCCCCTCGCGCTTCCTCTACGATGCGCAGGCCCCGTTTGCGCTCCTCGCCTTCCTGAAAGAGCGGTTCCATCTCGAAGACGAGGACCTCGTGCCGGGAGGGCGGACCCACAACCTCTCCGACCTCGCCGACTTTCCCCGGTTCGGACGCGACGACCTGCGCTTTGCGCCTCAGCCGCCGCTCGCGCACCCCGTACTCACCAACGCGGCGTCGATCCTGGAGGCGGTCCGCGAGCGCGATCACCTCATACACCCGCCGTATCAGTCGTTCCAGCCGGTCGTCCGGTTCGTGGAAGAGGCCGCGGCCGACCCCGCCGTCACCGACCTCTGGATCACGCTCTACCGCGCCGCTGACGACTCGGCCATGGTGCAGGCGCTCCTGCGGGCTGCCGAGCGAGGCAAGCGCGTCCACGCCTGCATCGAGATCATGGCGCGCTTCGACGAGGCGCCGAACCTCAAGTGGGCCACTGCGCTCGAAGCGGCTGGCGCGACGGTCCGCTATTCGTATCCAGGTCTCAAGGTGCACGCCAAGCTGATGTTGGCCGCGCGCCAGGAGCATGGCCGCACGCGGCACTACGCCTACCTCGGCACCGGCAACCTCAACGAGAAAACGGCACGCGTCTATGCCGACCACGGCCTGCTCACCGCCGACGCACGCCTCACGGACGACGTGCGCAAGGTCTTTGGCTTCCTGATGCAGGAAGACGGCTATGAAGCGCCGACCTACGCCACGCTTCTCGTCGCCCCGACCTTGCTGCGGCCGGGGTTCGAGGCCCTCGTCGACCACGAGGTTGCGGAGGCCCGGGCCGGGCGGCGCGGGCACATGGTATTGAAGATGAACGCCCTCGAAGATGCCGCGATGGTCGAACGGCTCTACGACGCGAGCCAGGCGGGCGTCGAGGTCGAACTCATCTGCCGTGGGCTCACGGTGGCTTGCGCGGGCGTGCCGGGCGTGAGCGAGCACATCCAGGCGCGGAGCATCGTCGGGCGCTACCTGGAGCACGCCCGCGTCTACGACTTCCACCACGGCGGCGACCGCCAACTCTACCTCGCCTCCGCCGACTGGATGCACCGCAACCTAAGCCGCCGCGTCGAAGTCGCCTTCCCGATCCTCGACCCACACTGCCAGGGCGAACTGCGCACGCTCCTCGACTTTCAGCGGCAGGACACCGCGAAGGCGCGCTACCTCGACGCGGCGCAGCGCAACCGCTACGTCGACAGCGACGGCGCCTTACCCTTCGACGCCCAGGTGGAAACCTACCGCTGGCTGCAGGGCCTTCTGGCTACGGCTACGGGGAGCTAA